In Nothobranchius furzeri strain GRZ-AD chromosome 18, NfurGRZ-RIMD1, whole genome shotgun sequence, a single genomic region encodes these proteins:
- the rpl23 gene encoding large ribosomal subunit protein uL14, whose product MSKRGRGGSSGAKFRISLGLPVGAVINCADNTGAKNLYIISVKGIKGRLNRLPAAGVGDMVMATVKKGKPELRKKVHPAVVIRQRKSYRRKDGVFLYFEDNAGVIVNNKGEMKGSAITGPVAKECADLWPRIASNAGSIA is encoded by the exons ATGTCTAAGAGAG GACGTGGTGGTTCGTCTGGAGCGAAGTTTCGCATCTCACTGGGTCTCCCAGTGGGAGCAGTCATCAACTGTGCAGATAACACAG GTGCTAAGAACCTGTACATAATCTCTGTGAAGGGCATCAAGGGTCGTCTGAACCGTCTCCCCGCTGCAGGAGTGGGGGACATGGTCATGGCCACAGTCAAAAAAGGCAAACCAGAGCTCAGGAAGAAGG TGCATCCTGCGGTGGTGATACGGCAGCGGAAGTCGTATCGGCGAAAAGATGGAGTGTTCCTCTACTTTGAAGACAACGCAGGTGTTATTGTGAACAACAAAGGAGAAATGAAAG GTTCAGCCATCACAGGCCCAGTGGCCAAGGAGTGTGCAGACCTGTGGCCCAGAATCGCTTCCAATGCCGGCAGCATAGCCTGA